GGAAACGGTAGGAGCGTTACGCCCCATCTATCCGGTCTCGCTGCGTCTCTGGAAGCAGTTGGATCCCAGCGGGCAGAAACAAGCCAGCGATGAGATGAGTGAAGCTGCCCGCAGCGTCGGCGGGCCTTACCCCATTTTCCTCGGCGGCGGCAGCGTCGTGTACGAGCAGATTCTGGAGTTTCGTCCGGCAGAAGCGGGCCGTTATGCCGTTGTGATCGATTTAGGTGTAGGCCGTTCCTCCCCCTTGGCCGCTTGGCAACGTCAGGTTGAGATTTACCCGCGCCTGCTCGTCGAGACCCTCTCTCCGGGCGGCGCAGCGGGGCGTGTGGTTCTCCAGTCCTTCCCCTCCGGTGGGGGAGGGGTGGGTCTGCCGGGGGACATCGCCGAGGCGGTCACCATCGGGGCGGATGTGCCGGGCCAGCTCCAGCAAGGCGGCCCCAGCATTGCCCTGCGGCGCAAGCCCGATTACCTGCTGCCTGAAGCAGTGGCGTGGGGCACTGCCGCCAGCCGGGGCACGGCAGTCGGCACAGCCATCGGCGGCGGGATGGCGGCTCTCCTCGTGCACGCCGGGGTCTCAGATATCCAGCCGTTCCGCAAGATCGGCTTGGCCGACGGGGCCAAACTCCACGTGCCGCCAGCCTGGCTCCAACGCCTTCCCCCGCGCTAGCTTTCCGGCCCTGGCCTGACTGCGATCACTCTCTTTTCCTCTCGGCTCTTCCCTGGGAACACCCTGTCTCTCTCGGCTTTTCCCTGGGAACCCCCACCGAAGGAGTACGGCAGCATCGGCAATCCAGCGATACCGCAGCGGAGGAACTCCACGGCTTGCGGACAGCCCATCTCCGGAATACTCGGAGGAAATAGTTAGAGGGGCAGCGTACCAGACCCGCCCCATGCATCATGGAGGAAAGCCCGGAAGGCTCCGGCGTTCCTTCTGACGTTTGAGCGGGTCGAAGGATTGCAATTGGGAAAGTTTCCAGCTTCCATCGGGTTGGCGGGTGAAGGCGGCGCGAATGTAGAACGGCACCTGCTTCCCCTCCGCTTCTCCTTTGGCCAGAAAGCCAATTTCGACGGTGTTGGGATCGGGCCGGGTTGCATCTTCCCGTGCGAAGTCCCAGGCGGCGACGCGGACATCGAACTGCCGCAGGAGGTGCCAGAAGGCCGCTTGGCGGAGTTGCTCGCGGGTGAGGCGCACCGGCTGGGCATGTTCCCCCTGGTAAGCGATTGTGTCGGCGATGTGCTGAACACAGGCGTCGGGATTGCGTTGCTGCACGGCCTGGATGATGGCGTGCATGCGCTCGACGGCTTGCTCCCGCGGGCTTTGCCAGAAGTAATCTATTAGGGCCAGGAACAGCAGCACCACGCCGCTGCCCAGAGCGAGAAAAAACCAGGTGCGGTGCCGCCGTTGCAAGCCGATCAGCGCCGTCAGGATCGCCAGGGCAGCCCAGAGCCAATAGCGGCTATTCGGAGGGTCGCTGAGCCATTCCGGCATGGGAGTGTCACTTGGGATTCGCCTGGTGCCGCAGCTCCGCGCCATAGACAGCTTGGGAACCCAGTTGCTCTTCGATCCGCAGAAGTTGATTGTACTTGGCGATGCGGTCGGTTCGGCTGGCCGAGCCAGTCTTGATCTGGCCGCAGTTGGTCGCCACAGCCAGGTCTGCGATGGTCACGTCTTCCGTTTCCCCGCTGCGGTGGCTCAGGATGGCGGTGTAACGGTGACGCTTGGCGGTCTCCACCGCTTCGAGCGTTTCACTCAAGGTGCCGATCTGGTTGACCTTGACCAGGATGCTATTGGCGCATCCTTCCGCGATGCCCCGCCGCAGGCGTTCGGTGTTGGTCACGAACAGGTCATCGCCGACCAGTTGCACGCGGGAACCGAGCCGCTGCGTCAGCTTCTTCCAGCCGGACCAATCATCCTCGGCTAGGCCGTCCTCAAT
This genomic interval from Thermogemmata fonticola contains the following:
- a CDS encoding MerC domain-containing protein, encoding MPEWLSDPPNSRYWLWAALAILTALIGLQRRHRTWFFLALGSGVVLLFLALIDYFWQSPREQAVERMHAIIQAVQQRNPDACVQHIADTIAYQGEHAQPVRLTREQLRQAAFWHLLRQFDVRVAAWDFAREDATRPDPNTVEIGFLAKGEAEGKQVPFYIRAAFTRQPDGSWKLSQLQSFDPLKRQKERRSLPGFPP